A region of Lacinutrix sp. Hel_I_90 DNA encodes the following proteins:
- the aceB gene encoding malate synthase A, with protein MGTTLLKLPKITFSREVNNYYPEILTDEAFNFLTALHEKFNAPRLALLEKREQQQKVFDEGKFPEFPKETKAIRAGDWKAGSIPHDLQDRRVEITGPVDRKMIINALNSGTKTFMADLEDSNSPTWKNAIEGQQNLIDANTKTISLTDTKRNKSYKLNPETAVLLVRPRGLHLNERHLLINNEESSGSLVDFGLYAFHNTKTMMENGTAPYFYLPKLEHYLEARWWNDVFTFAQDYLEVPKGTFKATVLIETITASFQLDEIIYELKDHIVGLNCGRWDYIFSYIKKFRNHPNFVVPNRDQVTMTTPFMDAYSKLVIQRCHKRGILAIGGMAAQIPIKNDEAANAVALEKVRKDKEREAKNGHDGTWVAHPALVEVAMAEFNKYMPTPNQMHVTRNDINITEQDLVELPKGTVTEAGIRKNINVGILYTEAWLRGHGAVALYNLMEDAATAEISRTQVWQWLKNEVVLEDGRTFNNELYTELFDDEVEKIISEFGENNLKNSKFELAIDLFNTLVISEKFEEFLTLPAYQYI; from the coding sequence ATGGGAACCACACTTTTAAAACTACCTAAAATCACGTTTTCTAGAGAAGTAAATAATTACTATCCAGAAATACTTACAGATGAAGCCTTCAATTTTTTAACAGCACTTCATGAAAAATTTAACGCCCCGCGTTTAGCCTTGTTAGAAAAAAGAGAACAACAACAAAAGGTGTTTGATGAAGGTAAATTTCCAGAATTCCCAAAAGAAACTAAAGCCATTAGAGCGGGCGATTGGAAAGCTGGAAGTATCCCACATGACTTGCAAGACAGACGTGTAGAAATAACAGGACCTGTAGATAGGAAAATGATTATTAACGCGCTTAATTCTGGCACCAAAACCTTTATGGCCGACTTAGAAGACAGTAATTCTCCTACCTGGAAAAATGCCATTGAAGGCCAACAAAATTTAATAGATGCCAATACTAAAACCATCTCATTAACAGATACTAAACGCAATAAATCATACAAACTAAATCCTGAAACTGCCGTATTACTTGTTAGACCAAGAGGCTTACATTTAAACGAAAGACATCTTCTTATTAATAATGAAGAAAGCTCTGGTAGCCTAGTTGATTTTGGTTTATATGCCTTCCATAATACAAAAACAATGATGGAAAATGGTACAGCACCTTATTTCTACTTGCCAAAATTAGAACACTATTTAGAAGCGCGCTGGTGGAATGACGTCTTTACTTTTGCCCAAGACTATTTAGAAGTTCCTAAGGGCACTTTTAAAGCGACTGTTTTAATAGAAACAATTACTGCAAGTTTTCAGCTAGATGAAATCATCTACGAACTTAAAGACCATATTGTGGGATTAAATTGCGGGCGCTGGGATTACATTTTCTCTTATATTAAAAAATTTAGAAATCATCCTAATTTTGTAGTGCCAAACCGTGATCAAGTCACCATGACCACTCCTTTTATGGATGCGTATTCAAAATTGGTGATACAACGTTGCCACAAAAGAGGCATTTTAGCCATTGGCGGAATGGCAGCGCAAATTCCTATTAAAAATGACGAAGCTGCAAATGCAGTCGCTCTAGAAAAAGTGCGAAAAGATAAAGAACGTGAAGCAAAAAACGGACATGATGGTACTTGGGTGGCACACCCAGCTTTAGTAGAGGTTGCCATGGCAGAATTTAACAAATACATGCCAACACCAAACCAAATGCATGTTACACGTAACGATATAAACATAACCGAACAAGATTTAGTAGAACTACCAAAAGGTACGGTAACAGAAGCCGGCATAAGAAAAAACATTAATGTTGGTATTTTATATACCGAAGCTTGGCTAAGAGGTCATGGCGCTGTAGCTCTTTACAATTTAATGGAAGATGCCGCTACTGCCGAAATTTCAAGAACTCAAGTATGGCAATGGTTAAAAAACGAAGTCGTCCTTGAGGATGGAAGAACATTCAACAATGAATTGTACACGGAATTATTTGATGACGAAGTAGAAAAAATCATTTCAGAATTTGGCGAAAACAACCTGAAGAACAGCAAGTTCGAATTAGCCATAGATTTATTTAATACCCTAGTAATTTCAGAAAAATTCGAAGAGTTTTTAACCCTTCCAGCATACCAATACATATAA